CTCAGATCCATGTCTTGCAGCATGATTGGCGGATACAAAAACTGTATTCCGATCCATCGGGTTGGTACCATTGGTATTCCCGTGTATAGTTATCAAATATGGTTTTCTGACTTCCGAAATATCATCCGGTGTAAACTGAAAATGCACAATATCAATATCTTCAGGAATTTGATCACCTATTTTTCTGGATTCATCCATAAAAATTACTTTTGCAAAATCACAGGTAGAGCCTTTTTTAACAAGAAATGTCACTTCATGACCCTTTTGTGCCAGCTCCTTTCCGAGATACCATATCACACGTTCTGTACCTCCGTACAATGTAACCGGAATGACACTATTGTTTACAATCAGAATTCTCATCTTATATTGTCTTTTGCTGCTACTTCCCTGTCACTGTTATTTTGTCGCCCTGACTATGACTGCTGAATTCAGGTGCATACATACATTGAATTGTGGAAATGCCTGAAGAAAAAACACCTTCATGAACTACAATTAAAGGATATTCAAATACAAATGTTCCCTTAGGCAAATAATCCATAAAAAAGTGAGTTGCAATATCCTTCGTACTTTCATAATATCCCAATTGTCCCTGATATTTATAACCACTGATCACATTTACGGGCTCCAATCCGGATGCTCTCATATCTTTCATATGGACATATTCCATAGCTCTGTCAACTCTCAGTTCAATTCGAACTGTAAGCTTATCTCCCGGTGCGAGCTTGGTGTTGCTATCTATCAGTTGCAGTTGTGCTTTTGAAGCGTTTCCTGTATTTTTGTAAAGCTGCTTTTTCAACTTTAAAGGTGTATCTTCAAAACCCTTGATTTTGTCCAGGTCCTCAAAATACTGATAATAAGCAGCACCCCATGCTATACTTTTATTAGTATTTGTAATTGAAATGGAAGACATATCTTTTGTGATTTCTGCGCCTTTCCAGGATTGTTTGAAATAGCCGGTACCGGCTTCTGTATTGTCCGGCCCGAAAGTCAAAGTTGAAGCACCTACCTGAATAACAGGACGATTGTTCTCTCCTATCCACTCAGTGATTCCATCTTTTTCACCTTGAATCAACAGCGCATAAATAGCCGCTGCCGTACTTTTGGAGGTTTTCCAATGGTTGGTTTGTTTGTTTTTAAGCAACCATATTTTCATGTTGTCCAGATCTTCTTTATTATTTCCAGCTTCTGCAAATAGCTCAATCAACAAAGAATGTCTTTCAATCGGTAACTGATACCAGAAATATCCCGAACCTTCATTCCAGTACATTCCCAATTCAGGATTTGAAAAAGATCGTTCTTTTAATGATTTCATGATGTCTTTGATCGTGGCATTGCCTGAACGATGCAGAATCAAACCAATCATCGCCTGCATATAAAGAGAATTGTTCAGCCAGTATTTGTTAACTTGTGACATATAATAATCAAAAGCCTCTTTGTTTCCCTGTTCAACCGGTACTTCAGGAAAAAAGGATCTGGTATAAAGATAATGCACTGAAAGATGATCAAGGTGATTGTCTTCCATTTTTCCGCCCCCTTTCCGTATCTGCTCTTTTAATCTATCAAATCTTTCCTTTGTCCTTAAGTCTGTGTATTTCAGTGCATTCTGAACCCACTCATCAGAAGAAATGGAGGCAGGCAAGGCACCCAATTTTCTTAGATGACCCAGATTTTCCATTATGTTCTGTGTAATATATTCATTATCACGTCCTCCTGAAAACCACGCAAATCCTCCATTACTCAGTTGTCGTTGCTTGAGTTTTTCCAATGCTGTGGCAGATTCAGACTGCATTTTATTCAGGTCAAACAATAAGGCTATATTCCGTTTTTGTTCCGCTTCGGAAAGTGCCTGAACGACCCACGGCGTTTCTTCCAGCAATGCAGCTTTCAGTTCCTGATTTTTATGCAGATTGCTTTTTAAAGCATCGCTATCTTTAGTATTTAGCCATTGTTTAAAAACTGCCTGAATTTTAGGATGCGTATTGGCTATTTTCCCCGCAAGAACATTGGCATAATACCGATTCATAATCTGATCAGTGGATTCCCGGGGATATTCCATGATGTATGGCAATGCCTGTACTGCATACCAAACTGGATTGGATGTAAATTCAAAACTGTAATTAAAATCTTTTTTAGTGGATGATGTATTCTCCTGCATGGATTTAAATACGAAGTTTTTCTTCGTATTGCCTTTTAAATGCATGGGCATTGTTTCCGTGACCAGCATTCTGTTGCTGATGACAGGTACTGTATTTTCTTCTGCATCCGTGTGCAGATCAGATGACGCTGAAACCCTGTAAGTTAAGGCTTGTGTCAAACCTACCGGAATAATACAATCCCAATATAATCCTTCAGATCTGCCTTTATCTATCGTAAAATTAATTTTGGAAGTTCCTGATATTATTTTGGAAGTAACATCTTCCATTGTCAACGCATCAAAAAATTGAATTACAGCAACACCTGATAATGTCTTATCAGACAGATTGGAAACCTTACCGCTAAATCGGATATTGTCTCCTTCTCTGAAAAATCTTGGTCCATTCGGGAATACCATCAATTCTTTTTGGGTTACGAGCGTCCTTTCATCATACCCCACTTCAAGACTTTTGCTATAAACCAAACTCATCAATTTCCATCTGGTCAATGCTTCTTTCATTTTGAAAGTAAGAATGATATTACCATCTTTATCTGTATTGATATGAGGATAAAAAAAGACTGTTTCGTCCAATTCCGTACGGGCTTTGGTTAAAGACGGGATGGGTTTGGAAACGCTTTCTTTGTCTGAATCAGGAGCAGAATCAGTTGACATATCATTACCTCCTGATGCCTCTGCTATCTCAGCTTCAACTGCCTGATTTTTTGCCACACCATCCATCATCATACCAGGAGCTGACTTGCTCATGTACCTTTCAGTCGATCGCTCATAGTACATGCCCATATAATCAGACAATGGAATAAACATCGGATAAACCTTATCAACATAATATGATGTAATATTATTCCAATTATAAGCTAATGAGATAGCTGATTGTTGTTTGTATCCGGGTCTGTCAATCCTCAATGAAGGATAAGATGTGGGATAAAATCCGGAGTTCCAGCTATGGGAAGTGAACTGATCCAAAGATGCGTCATACATAGAAGCCATCATTTCAGCAACAACTCCATCTTTTTTGGCACCAAGTATCTTTATTTTATATACTTCATCCTGACCAGGTAATAGTTTATCTCTGAAAGTTTCAAATTCTATTTTTAAATCCTTATTTGTCCAGGGAACCGCAACGGAAATAGTCTGAAGATATGAACGGTTATTCCTGTTGTATAGAATGTATATAGAAAATCCACCTCTGAGAGATTCATCCACCGGCATCGTGATATTATCATAATTACAAAGTTCTTCATTTTCTTCTCTTAAAATTTTCCCATCCTTTTCGATAATGACCTGGACAAAAGTACCTTTATCTGATGTACCGGTTTCGAGGGTCATCGTTTCTCCGGGTTGGAAACTTTCTTTATTGACCTGCGCAAAAGCTAATGAAGACTTTGGAAATACTTTTTTTGCAAAATCGGTGATCACCACAAATTGTTCATGATTGACGGGAACGCCGTCTTCATCTTGTGATTGAAGGACCATTTTATACACCCCTGATAATAGAACTTTGGATAAATTTTCCGGTTGATAGGTTGTAAAAGAATTATCAAAAACGAGTTTATCTGTTTTCCATTTGGAAATATCTGCCTGATCTTCATAATTTGGCGTGTAGTACCCCGGCTTTCTTCTGTTAAAGCCGATTGGCGTTTCAATCCTTTCAGTTGACCAATAAGGTCTAATTTCAGTTTTTGAAGGTTCTTTCAGCTTATAGATTTTCAGGTTTCCGGTTGCGTTGACCTTGTTACCCTGACCGTTGAATGCCTGAACTTCAAGATTTGGCAAATTTTTGACATCATGTTTTGCTGAAAAATTAGTACTCAACACAAATGCAGCATAACCACAAGTAACTACGGAACTTGCGCTTCTTGTTTCTCCTGTTTGATCTGTAATATCGGCAACTATTCTGAAATGATAAAATGGGTTTGATTCCGCTTTTTCTTTTAAGTCGGGCAATGCTTCAAAATCAATTTTAAAAATACCCTGATTGTCCGTTTCAGTTTCACCGGTAGCTATCACTGTTTCAGGAGATTGATATGCCGACCTGTACCACCATTGCCACGGTCTGTACCTTGGCATACGTACTACCGTATAATTTACCTTCGCACCATCAATACTGCTGCCTGCAAGGGATAATGCTTTTCCTGTTACAGAAATCGTCTGATTAAGTTTGTAAGTATAATCCAATGTATCAAATGTTACTTCAAAACGAGGTCTTTTATATTCTTCCACCTGAATATATCGTGTTCCGAAAGCTCTTGTACCTAAAGAAGCTTCCAGATAAAATGTACCTGAAAGTCTTCCCACCGGAATAGTAAAACTTCCTGAGAAGCTACCAAAATCATTCACGGGCACTTCAATGACTGACACTTCCTGACCATTTGCATCTCTGAATAAAACTTTAGCCGTGCCGCCCTGGATAATCGAAGGAATTCCTTTGCTATCTTTCTTCAGAACAATACCTTTATAATATACGATCTGACCAGGTCGATAAATGGATCTGTCTGAATACAATTCAATAAATCGTTGTTCTTCCATCGCCCTTTGGAAATAATCCCCAACGTAATATGAAAGGTCCAATTTATCTTTACCTTTCTCAAGCACTACTTTAGTGTTTCTATTTTCATGCAAGGAAGCAAGCACTTTTCCGTTTTTGTCACTTTTATATGAAGACAATAATACATCGTTGTAAGACCTTGCTCCGGGAATATATTTTTGCTCAAAAATCTGGACGGTTACATCTTTAACCGGCTTTCCGGACTCTCTGTCTGTAATCAAATACACCCTGTTTTTGTTATTTGTGTATGTGATAAATGAAAGATCTGATATATGGATGACAGAATAAAACAAAGCCGGTTCAGGAAATTTTTCATTGGGAGTCGTTTTTGCAATCACAACATATGTTCCGACAGGTAACTTATTTAATTCAGTTTCAAATCTTTTGCTTTGAAAGTTTTTATCTGTCTTTAAGAAAAAGGTAGTTTGTTGTATGGACTTTAATTTGAGCAGTTCACTTTTCAGTTTTTCATTATCCCATTGATTGTTTTTATTGAAAAATTCTTTTTCCGGCTGAACAACCGATACTACAACAGCCTCTACATTATTATGATCTAATGCTATTCGAATTTGGGAATTCGTGTTGTACACTTCTTCCGTCAATAATTGTATATTGGGTTGTTTAATCTGATCGATCAGATTTGTACATTTTATACTGCCATCTGACAAAGGATAAGCTTTAATAGCTTCTTCACATATATTGACAGCTTTTTGATTTGCTAAAGTATCATCTGTCTGATTTTTAGTATGAAGGGCAAGGTGATACCGCAATGTGGAATAATAATCAATGTCTTTGTGCTCTTGTGATAAAGTTTGAAGACTATTTTCAAATAACTTATTCTTGTCCGTATGAGTACTATGGTTAAAAACAAACTGCAGTCTTGCGAGGTCATATTCTGCCAATGCATACCTGTTTCCACTTTGCATGTGCATTTTTATCAATGTACGATATATCTCCAAAGCTTTAGAAAAACCGGTTTCAGTAAATTCTTTATCAGAAGGTAACAATATAAAAACACTTCGCTCTGAAAACAGCAATGAATTGCCGGTAACTACGCCTTTGGTATCTTCATTATTGACAAAGGAATTACTGTTAAAATAATGTATGGCTCTGTCTGCCAGTATTTCATAAACAGAAGACCTGAATTGCAAGGTTGTGGAATCATAAGTATTTAAAATGGTTTTATAAGCATCTGTAGGGATGGTTGATAATTCAGGTGATGACAGAGATGTGAAATAATATTCAGATATTTTTTTCTGGAAATCACCACTACTCCATGTTCTGAAATCAGATTTATCTCCGCCAGACATTTCTGAACGCTGTGATATACTATACCTGTTATTGGAAAAATACGAATCATACAATTCAGCGAGATAACCATAGGCAATATTTTTGACCGGTGGTTTAGTATCCTGAATCAACTTCTCAAATCTTAGAATCGATGCTTCCATACCACTTTCATCAGTTGACATATCTACCCTAGAAAGAAAAATCATACATTTGACTAATTGGGGATCATTTTTTTCCTTTTTTGCTGCGACCAGAATCTCTTCAATTTTTACCAATGCAGATTTAGGCAGCCCTTTGTTAAACAAAGCATCTACTTCAGACCAGGCTTTTTCGTAATCAAATTGGTTGGATTGGTTTGGCAAATTCATGACACCCATTAGAATAGTGATGACAAAGATGATTGATTTCATTTTATTTTTTCTTTATAAATCAGTAATTAAACTTAAATAGCACCCTCAATTATTACAGTTATACACTAAAATTTACAAAAATGAAAATTGAACAGTGCCACTTGTAATAATTCGGATGTAAATAATTACTTACAATAGATGTGATTACACTCTCAAAAGTATAAATATAAGCGTTAATTGTTTCTTAATACTCAGTAGATAGATAATAATTTATTCAATACTCTACCTTGCTGATGCTTCTATTCCATAGCTCAAACGGTTCTATTGCCTCCGGTAATTCCAAATGGATAGTAGTAAGCTTACGTTTCGGAATTTCGAGTTCCAATTCTTCATAAATAAATGCATCATCAAATCCTATTCCTGCAGCATCTTTTTTGGTATTGGCAAAATAAAGCTTTGAAGGTCGTGCCCAATAAATAGCTCCCAAACACATAGGACATGGTTCACAACTGGAATATATTTCACAACCATCCAACTGAAAAGTGTTAAGTGATGCGCAGGCATTTCTGATTGCTACAATCTCAGCATGCGCCGTCGGGTCACCGGATGAAGTTACCTGATTTACTCCTTTTGCAATCACGACTCCGTCTTTGACAATAACAGCTCCAAACGGACCACCTTTACCGGATTGGACATTTTTTGTCGCAAGCTGAATGGCTTCCAACATAAATTCCCTTTCTTTTGAAGAAATCATCTGTAAAATTTTGTGTGAATTTAGTAATTATTTACGGAATCGCTCAGATATAAAGCTATTAAACTTCTAAAGCAATTAAAACACCCGGAATAATTGTGGAAATCTTTGATCAACGGTAATCACATGAAAAAAGGGAACCAACTGTTGTTGATTCCCTTCATTTGTACCTGCTTAATGAAAAGCAATGTTTATTTTGCTATGTATCTTCTTTCTTTGATCTTAGCTTTCTTACCCGTGAGTGCTCTCAGATAATATAATTTCGCTCTTCTTACTTTACCTCTCTTGAGTACTTCTATAGATGCTATCGCAGGTGAAGAAAAAGGAATGATACGTTCAACGCCTACACCGTTTGACATTTTTCTTACTGTAAATGTTTTGGTAGCGCCTTCTCCGTTTATTTGTATTACATCTCCACGGAAAATCTGGATTCTCTCTTTGGCACCTTCAATAATTCTGTAACTTACAGCAATATTGTCACCTGGTCTGAAAGCAGGCAAATCCCTTTTCGGAGTGAGTTGTTCGTGAACGTAATCTATAAGATTCATGACTATTAATTTTGATTAACTATAAAAAGGAGCGCAAAAGTATAGATTATTTATTATATACAATAGTAATTAATAGTAAAATATCTAAAAAATTTAATTTTTAATCTGCTCAAATGTAATTATAAGATCATTTTCAGATTAAATCCGCCCAATTTATAAGAAAAATCAGGAAAATGAAGGAAGTAATTATTCCGGACCTGGTTAGAGTGCTTTTCTAAATCCTACAGTTCCTCCTATCAAACTGTATTGTTGTGAAATTCTATATTCAGAGTGAATAACGGACGAAATATCAAACTGAAATCTAAATCCACTGAATAAAGTTAAGCTTCCCGAAGAATATAAATCTACATTCAAACCCGTATAAAAACTATGCACTCCTGAGGGTTTGTAAAGTTTTTTAAGTGAAAAGGCATCTTTATAAATGAAATCAAGGTTCTCATCAATAGTTATTCCTGAATAGTTAGAAATAAAGTTGAAGTTAAACCCGATATAAGGATGCAATTTAATCTTCTTTATAGGCTCAAGCGTAAAACCGACTTCAATCGGTATATTCCATCTGCTAAGGAGATTAGGACTTTTAATATTTTTTCCGGTGGTTTGTGTTTGAGTAATGTATCCGGAATAGTAAGTATTTAAGCCATTATGCTGTAAAATGAATGCTGAGTCACTCAAAACTTTAGTACTAGTCACCGTCACATCCTGCCCGACAAACCACTCGGTTGTTCTGTCCCAATGGATTCCTGTACTTAGTCTTAGATTTCCATATTTATATGCTACTAACAAATTATTACTCAAAGTCTCTGCAATTTTTTCGTGTCTTTGTTTATACTCAGAAAAATTTATCCCTTTTAAATGGTCGGAGTCTATGTTTCTGTTGGTGTAGAAAAACCCTGTTATAAATGTTATATCAAAACGTCCAATCTGATGGTTAACATCCGGCAAAATAGACGGAATTGAAAATATCGGTTTATGATTACTTTCAGGTTGAAATATTATTGGAGCTATTGACATTGTAGTCCAATCATTAACGGTCATAATATCATCGGATTTTTGATCTTTTACTTTTTCAGTTTGAGTATCAGAAGGCTCAAAATCCAAATTATTTAAATTTAAGTTTTGATCGGCGTGTTCAGTAAATACAGAATTATCTTTATTCCGAGTGAATATTTTTTCTACATTGTCAGAGAGTTGTGCCGGTGAGTAATTTTCATATTTTGAGACCTTTGAAAATAATTTTGCGTCATCTGTTTCAATTTTTCTAAGTTTTCTGTTGGTAATTTGAGATGTCGATACATCATTGATTATTGTCGCAACTTCCGGACAAGTACCTACTATGACATTTTCATTTGTTTTTGATGCTGATTTATTAGTCATCACAAAATCTTCCTGATTTAAGAAGTCCTTCTCCTCTTTTTCAGATTGAAAAGACCAATAAACAACCAAAGCGCAAATGCACGCAATAAATATCCAAAAGAATGCTCTGTTTTTGCGTGACTTTGGTAATTCAGCTTCAATTTTAGGCCAAAGGGCTTCCGCATCCCACGCTGGCATATCCCGTTGAAGCGCTTCCTTTATTTTACTTTTTGATGTCATAATCTAAAATTATATAATTAACAATTTGCCAATTTCCATTTTGTTGTCAACTCGTACCTGGCTCTGGAAAGTTTTGATCTGGAACTGGATTCTTTGATATCCAAGAGTTCAGAGATTTCTTTGTGTGATAATTCATCGTAATAATACATCATCAGTATCGTTCTGTGATTTTCAGGAAGAGCATCAATTAAAAGCTTAAGCTTTTCGTGAGAAACATCATCTATTTCCATTTCAATACCTTCCTTTTCAGCCAATGTAATGATGTCTTCCGTGAAGGTCAGGTTGCTATTTTTGCGGCGGACAGCAATAGCTTCTCTTATGCAGATTGTTTTTGTCCAGGCATAAAAATTACCTGATTGATCAAACGAATGTAAATTATTAAAAATCCTGATAAAGCTATTTTGAACAATGTCTTTAGCTTCATCCAAATCAGTTGCGTACCTGTAGGCGGTATTCATCAATCTTTGACAATGATCAAGATAGAGCTGCTTTTGGGCAACTCTATCTTGTTTCAGACAATTTTGAATCAGTGTTAAAAGCACTTAAAAAATGTTTTATTGGTACAAAATCTGAATAAAACCCTGGACATTTTCTTCACTTCCGTTAGTTATATTTCTTACTGTACCACTGATAAAATCCCCAAAAGTATTCTGTCCTGGTAAAGGTGTGATTTTCAGATTAAAATTTTCCTGTCTGTATGAGAATTCGGCACCGTCATATTTAAAATTTTTAACATTAAAAATATTTGAACTGAATTCAGGTACCGCAAAAGAAATATTGCCATTCGAATTACTCGGTATGATCGGTACCAACAGGCTATCATTTCTGATCTGAGCATTGGGTGCATGATCAGGTGGAAGACTAATCACTATAGAATATTGTTTAGTGCCAATACTGATATTCATTTGGGATATTATAATTGGCGGTGGTATATCATTACATATAGTTATAGTTCCCAGATTCGGATTTCTATTGGGGAATTCAAATGTCAATTCTTCCGATATCTTGTTTGTCTGATTGTCTTTTGCTTTTACTTTGACGATAAGAGGTAACTGCATCTCTTCCGGCGTTAAACACCAGTTAACCTCATCCCCTATTAAAGTTCCATTGAAAACAGAATATTTTCTGTTAGATATATTTGTACCTATTTGCATTGTAACATCTGCAGTTCCCCAAAATACAGGAATATTCATACAATTATTGAATGAACCGCTAACCTGAAAACTTACAAATTCACGGGTCTGTCCTAAAGCATTGTTTATGACCGGCAAAATTACATTAATATTGAACGGCCCGATATCTTTCACTGGAATGAAATCGCAAACTAACCTATCCTGACCGGTGAGTATTCCAGCCCCACATCCGCTTTCAGAAACCAAATAATACAAAGCCTGATTTTTGGGTAACAATAAACTATAATTTCCATTGATATCTGTCAAAGCTATACCCCCGATTAATTCCAGTTGATTAGATCCAATGAAAAAACATTCTGAAAAAATAACGACAAAGACATCACTTATTGGTGAGCCTGAATTATTAGTCACTAACCCTGAAATATTTATTAAATCATTGCTCCCGGGATTGGCCAAAGCCAAAGGTTGATATAGTGCATCTTCCTTCTTCAAAATCCTGATTGAGGTTTCGTTAACACCTGCTTTGGGAGAGTTAATCCTTTGAGCATACTCTACATAACCTTCCTTTTTAACATTAAATGTCACATGCTTATCAGGCTCAAGTTGCAACCCTGCTGTATTAAAATTCCCTCCGGCATCAGATTTTACTGTTCCAATCAGTGTTTCATTTTGAAATATTTCGACTAAGGCATCATCCACTTTATTTTCTCCATCTGTAGTGATTCCCTTAAAAAAGACACCATCAATAAGGGTGGGATCTTTAATATCAATAATGTTTATGTCCGTTATTTCTTCTTTTCTGCACGAATATAGCGTGATGATTATCAAGACAATAAATAAACTTAACCTTTTCATTTTATTTTATTTTAAATGGTTTTAAATTAATTTTGAAACTTGAACCGATTCAAATACAATAAGAATGTCAAATGCCAAACGCTGCAAAAAATCCTGATTTTTTTAGATAAAATAATTTTTGGCAAAATACATAGAATGAATGAATGATTGAATGAATGATTGATTGATTGATTGATTGAATGAATGAATGAATGATCAGAACTATCTGAACGACTAATGATTTGAAAAATCTGATCGAAGAATGATTTTAACTACGAAGGGCGAATTTTAAAAACATGGTGACAGAAAATTATTACATTATATAAATATCTATATATCGATATAAATACCATTCACGAACTTATAGTCCGCATATTTAAAATAAATTTATTTATAATATTACGACTAAACTATTGACAAAATTTATAATTTGTCGTATATTGCATACGTATAACAATTTATGAACCTTTTAAACTTTACAAGCTATGATGAACGAGACAGTACAAAGTATCATGATCCGGAATGTCATTACGTTGCATCCGGCTGACAGTCTGGCAATTGCCAAAGATCTATTTATGAATAAGCGCATCCATCATTTGCCAGTGGTAGAAGATGGAAAACTGGTTGGATTGATTACTACGTATGATTTATGGAAAAAAGACATTAAAATGTCGGATTATGATAAAATTAATGTTCGGGATGTTATGTCCATCAACATTTTGAAACTATCTCCGGAAGATAAAGTAGGTACAGCAGCAGAGTTATTTCTTGACAATCGTTTTCATGCACTTCCTATCGTCGAGAATGGCTTATTAGTAGGATTGGTTACATCCTTTGATGTCCTAAAGTATGAGTTCAGAAAGGAATATCCGCAACCCATCCTTTTTCAGGAGGTTTTTGAAGAAGAATATGCTGTCGCTTCCTGAAGTAATTGCTGTTGAGCACTGACTTATTAATCGATAAAGCCCTGACACAATACAATTAATGTCGGGGCTTTTCTATTTTCAATTAAAAATCTGTTATTTCAAATATATCAGATAGTTATGTCACGATTTTTGCTTTTCAGTCAATCCCCAATCGGGGTACTACTTTAGTTCACAAAAAAATTACCTCAATCCACTGACTTTCATCATCGTATCCTCAACATGATGGACAAGGCTTGTAAATAGTGGTTCACGTTTGGTCTGTCGGTTTCTGTGCAGAGGTAAATCCACTTTTATATGTTCAATGATCAGAGAAGGTGCATATTTCATGATATAGATATCGTCCCCAAGATACACGGCTTCCGAGATATCATGCGTCACAAAAATAATAGTTGAATGAAATTTTTCCCAAAGGCTCAATAATAATTCCTGCATTTGGATCCTGGTCTGGATATCCAATGCACCGAAAGGCTCGTCCATGAGCAGGATTTCAGGATTTGCGAGAAGACTTCGTGCAATGGCAACTCTTTGCAACTGCCCTCCTGAAAGCGT
The genomic region above belongs to Saprospiraceae bacterium and contains:
- a CDS encoding RNA polymerase sigma factor, with protein sequence MLLTLIQNCLKQDRVAQKQLYLDHCQRLMNTAYRYATDLDEAKDIVQNSFIRIFNNLHSFDQSGNFYAWTKTICIREAIAVRRKNSNLTFTEDIITLAEKEGIEMEIDDVSHEKLKLLIDALPENHRTILMMYYYDELSHKEISELLDIKESSSRSKLSRARYELTTKWKLANC
- the rplS gene encoding 50S ribosomal protein L19 encodes the protein MNLIDYVHEQLTPKRDLPAFRPGDNIAVSYRIIEGAKERIQIFRGDVIQINGEGATKTFTVRKMSNGVGVERIIPFSSPAIASIEVLKRGKVRRAKLYYLRALTGKKAKIKERRYIAK
- a CDS encoding nucleoside deaminase gives rise to the protein MLEAIQLATKNVQSGKGGPFGAVIVKDGVVIAKGVNQVTSSGDPTAHAEIVAIRNACASLNTFQLDGCEIYSSCEPCPMCLGAIYWARPSKLYFANTKKDAAGIGFDDAFIYEELELEIPKRKLTTIHLELPEAIEPFELWNRSISKVEY
- a CDS encoding CBS domain-containing protein, with the protein product MMNETVQSIMIRNVITLHPADSLAIAKDLFMNKRIHHLPVVEDGKLVGLITTYDLWKKDIKMSDYDKINVRDVMSINILKLSPEDKVGTAAELFLDNRFHALPIVENGLLVGLVTSFDVLKYEFRKEYPQPILFQEVFEEEYAVAS